In the genome of Daucus carota subsp. sativus chromosome 9, DH1 v3.0, whole genome shotgun sequence, the window TCTGACTACAATCTGGGAGTCACTGCAGATGGTGAGATTTCGGATAGACAGGGTCCGGACTAACTTTAACCCAGCTAGAAGGGCTTCGTATTCCGCTTGGTTGTTGGTTGCTGCGAAACCGAAGGAGATTGCTGTTTTGATGGTGAATCCATCCGGGCTTTTCAGGATTAGTCCGGCTCCTGATCTCTCAGCTGTTGAGGATCCGTCCACATGTAGTATCCAAGACTCCGGGTTAGGATCTGCCGTGGTTTCTGGTTCAGTTTCCATGGGAGTTGTCTGATTTTCTGGAAAATTGCATTCCACCACGAAATCGGCTAGGACCTGGGCTTTAATTGCTGTCCGGGGTAGGAATGTTAGGCTGAACTGGCTAAGTTCGATTGCCCAGTTTACTAGCCTCCCGGAGATATCTggcttgtgaatgattttcctCAAAGGTTGGTCTGTAACAATCCTAATTTCTCTTCCTTGAAAGTAGTGCCTGAGTTTCCTGGATGCGGTGATCAGTGCAAAtgcaaatttttctaagttgggATACCTGGTCTCCGCATCCTTCAAGACTTGGCTAACATAGTAGACAGGCTTCTGTTGTCCGGCTTCTTCCCTGATCAATGCCGCCCCAACAGCAAGGGGTCCGGCTGACAGGTACAGGTATAGAGGCTCTCCGGGTAAGGCTTTTGTCAGGATCGGAGGCTTGGATAGGTATGTCTTGATCTCGTTGAGGGCTTTTTGGCAATCCGGGCTCCACTCTACTGATTTCTGATTTTTCGCCCCTTTTAGCAATTCAAAGAACGGTAGACATCTTTCAGCAAGCTTGGAGACAAACCTTCGTAATGCCGCCAAGGACCCTGCTAGCTTTTGCACTTCCCTTTGAGTCCGAGGTGGTTGCATTTCTTGTACTGCTTTAATCTTCTCCGGGTTGACCTCGATACCCCGGTTGCTTACCATAAAACCCAAAAACTTTCCAGCTTCTACTCCAAAGGTGCACTTGTCCGGGTTGAGCTTGAGTTTAGTCCTTCTCATGTTCTCAAAACTTTCTCTGAGATCTGAAATGTGACCCGGGACTGATGTGGACTTGGAGATGATATCATCGACATAGCATTCCAAATTTCTACCAAGTTGATCcttgaaaatttcattcatcGCTTTCTGGTATGTGGACCCGGCGTTCCTTAACCCGAAGGGCATCAGTTTGTAGGCATATACTGCCCGGTGGGTTATGAAGGCTGTTTTGGCTATGTCTGctgggttcatcttaacctgATTGTACCCGGAGAAAGCATCCATAAAGCTTAACATCAGGTGTCTTGATGTGGCATCAATAAGCTGGTCTATGCTTGGTAGAGGATAAAGGTCCTTGGGGAATGCCGCATTCAGATCCGTGTAGtcaacacacatcctccacttgccGTTTGCTTTCTTTACCATGACTACGTTGGCTAGCCACTCCGGGTATTTGATCTCGCAGATGATATCTGCCTTCATTAACTTACCAACTTCCTCATCTATCGCCTTCTGTCTCTCCGGGGCGAAATTTCTTCGCTTTTGTTTTACCGGCTTCTTCTTGGGGTCTACATCCAGGCTGTGCATTGCTAGTGACTCATCCAATCTGGGCATGTCATCCGGGCTCCAGGCAAAGACATCTGCGTAACTCCGAAGTAGTTGGACGAGTTCTTCTTTGAAAACGGTATCCAGGCCTTTTCCAATTTTGACTTTCCTTGTCGGGTTGTCTTTCTCGATCAGGACACACTCGGTCTCGACCGCAGCTTCGACCTTAGTTAATTTTTGTGCCGAGATCATTTGTTGGATCCGGGCATCAGTGTTCTTTTCAACGAAGTTTTGAGCTGGGCTCATGGTTGCTTCTTGGTTGCTTTGTCCAGGATCAGGGTTGGTTGCTCTCGGGTTATGACTGCCCGGGTCAAGGTCGATGACCTGGACTTCGCCTTTGGGGTTTGTTTTCGGGTAAGGTCGATGCTTTTTGTTGCTTCTCTGTTTTTGGAAAACGGTCGCCTTTCTCTTGTTGTCCATATGTGTTTCCGCCATTACCAAGGCTTGGCTATAACACACCCCGGCTGTTTCCGAATCTCCTTTGACTTCACCTACCCCAAACGGGGTTGGGAATTTGAACTTCAGGTTCGTGACAGAAGTGATGGCTTCGATTTTTTTTAGACCCGGACGACCAATGATCACATTGTAAGAGGAAGGAGTGTCTGTGACATAGAATTTGATCATATGGACAACCTGGGTTGGGGCTGTACCGAAACGAACCGGGAGGTAAAGGGTTCCCAGGACCGGGACAATGCTGTTCCCGAATCCGTATAAGGGGTCCTCCCTGTAGTCGTTCATCCGGATGTTCCCTAGTTGCATCCGGTCCATGGTATGTTTGAACAAGATGTTTGCTGAAGAGCCGTTGTCAACTAGGATCCGTCTGACCTCGTTTTCGGCTATATCCAAG includes:
- the LOC108198082 gene encoding uncharacterized protein LOC108198082 — translated: MSIQTFPEQVISFSSKDFEGVTRGHNQALVVTLDIAENEVRRILVDNGSSANILFKHTMDRMQLGNIRMNDYREDPLYGFGNSIVPVLGTLYLPVRFGTAPTQVVHMIKFYVTDTPSSYNVIIGRPGLKKIEAITSVTNLKFKFPTPFGVGEVKGDSETAGVCYSQALVMAETHMDNKRKATVFQKQRSNKKHRPYPKTNPKGEVQVIDLDPGSHNPRATNPDPGQSNQEATMSPAQNFVEKNTDARIQQMISAQKLTKVEAAVETECVLIEKDNPTRKVKIGKGLDTVFKEELVQLLRSYADVFAWSPDDMPRLDESLAMHSLDVDPKKKPVKQKRRNFAPERQKAIDEEVGKLMKADIICEIKYPEWLANVVMVKKANGKWRMCVDYTDLNAAFPKDLYPLPSIDQLIDATSRHLMLSFMDAFSGYNQVKMNPADIAKTAFITHRAVYAYKLMPFGLRNAGSTYQKAMNEIFKDQLGRNLECYVDDIISKSTSVPGHISDLRESFENMRRTKLKLNPDKCTFGVEAGKFLGFMVSNRGIEVNPEKIKAVQEMQPPRTQREVQKLAGSLAALRRFVSKLAERCLPFFELLKGAKNQKSVEWSPDCQKALNEIKTYLSKPPILTKALPGEPLYLYLSAGPLAVGAALIREEAGQQKPVYYVSQVLKDAETRYPNLEKFAFALITASRKLRHYFQGREIRIVTDQPLRKIIHKPDISGRLVNWAIELSQFSLTFLPRTAIKAQVLADFVVECNFPENQTTPMETEPETTADPNPESWILHVDGSSTAERSGAGLILKSPDGFTIKTAISFGFAATNNQAEYEALLAGLKLVRTLSIRNLTICSDSQIVVRQTNGEYLAKDPILTRYQALVKSYLTLIPGYKILQINREENSEADKLSKLVQNSADLESSVYFEELHKPTIEHEEVFEINNNPNWMTPLINYIEKGELPEDKGKPQRLKAKAAKFFVEGGILFRRTYSAPILKCIDPEESEYCLREVHEGICGDHMSAKSLAYKIIRQGYYWPTIHQDAMEFVQKCKNCQLFSNVPRVSPVLPSSVLSPIPFAVWGIDIMGPFPRAKGDLRYLLVSIDYMTKWVEAKAMRTINQQDVIRFMDNILMRFGLPRVLVSDNGPQFIGSDFESYLAERGIKHKKSSVAYPQGNG